A window from Phycisphaerae bacterium encodes these proteins:
- the aroF gene encoding 3-deoxy-7-phosphoheptulonate synthase translates to MIIVMEPGASPESIEHVVQLLREMGLRDHVIRGTDRTVVAAIGDKRMADKGRLETAPMVERIVPILAPYKIASREVKRERTVVQIKETGFAVGGHKLAVIAGPCSIESRRQIIEIADAVKAAGGTALRGGAFKPRTNPYAFQGLGEEALEYLAEARERTGLSIVTEVLSETDVSRVAHHADILQVGARNMHNFRLLSAVGQQPKPVLLKRGWSATLEELLFAAEYVMTAGNPNVILCERGIRSFEEYCRNTLALGIIPAVQRESHLPIIIDPSHGTGHAYMVPAMCRAAIAAGADGLIIEVHSDPEHALTDGAQSVKSDAFAELMHQLARVAEAVDREI, encoded by the coding sequence ATGATTATCGTCATGGAACCCGGGGCGAGCCCGGAAAGCATCGAGCACGTGGTCCAACTTCTCCGCGAGATGGGCCTGCGCGACCACGTCATACGCGGCACCGACCGGACGGTGGTGGCGGCGATCGGCGACAAGCGGATGGCGGACAAGGGCCGGCTTGAGACCGCGCCGATGGTCGAGCGGATCGTTCCGATCCTGGCTCCGTACAAGATCGCCTCGCGCGAGGTCAAGCGGGAACGGACGGTGGTCCAGATCAAGGAGACCGGCTTCGCCGTCGGCGGGCACAAGCTCGCGGTCATCGCCGGGCCGTGCAGCATCGAGAGTCGCCGCCAGATCATCGAAATCGCCGACGCGGTCAAAGCGGCGGGCGGGACGGCCCTGCGCGGCGGAGCGTTCAAGCCGCGGACCAACCCGTACGCGTTCCAGGGGCTCGGCGAAGAGGCGCTGGAGTACCTGGCTGAGGCGCGCGAGCGGACGGGCCTGTCGATCGTGACCGAGGTGCTCAGCGAGACGGACGTGAGCCGGGTCGCCCACCACGCCGACATCCTTCAGGTCGGCGCGCGGAACATGCACAACTTCCGGCTCCTGAGCGCGGTCGGCCAGCAGCCCAAGCCGGTGCTCCTGAAGCGAGGCTGGAGCGCGACGCTGGAAGAGCTCCTGTTCGCCGCGGAGTACGTGATGACGGCGGGCAACCCGAACGTGATCCTCTGCGAGCGCGGCATCCGCAGCTTCGAGGAATACTGCCGTAACACGCTGGCCCTGGGCATCATCCCGGCTGTGCAGCGGGAGAGCCACCTGCCGATCATCATCGACCCGAGCCACGGCACCGGCCACGCCTACATGGTGCCGGCGATGTGCCGGGCCGCGATCGCCGCGGGGGCGGACGGCTTGATCATCGAAGTTCACAGCGATCCGGAGCACGCCCTGACCGACGGCGCCCAGTCCGTCAAGAGCGACGCCTTCGCCGAGTTGATGCACCAGCTCGCCCGCGTCGCTGAGGCGGTCGACCGCGAAATCTGA
- a CDS encoding dual specificity protein phosphatase family protein codes for MAATLVGCTDARFLFSGLDLPFNLHELDPGKAYRSAQPTGFELENAIDLLDLKTVINLRGYHAGDPWYDEEAQICQEMGVTLVDFRMSGRSLPEPELLEAIVETLQTAQYPILIHCLGGADRTGGVSAVYRMLIAGDDRATAMQQLSPSFLHFPIRYPCMDYLAQIYESTDEWLIEYAENYDQYQCGYE; via the coding sequence TTGGCGGCGACGCTGGTTGGGTGCACCGACGCCCGGTTTCTGTTTTCCGGGCTGGACCTGCCGTTTAATCTGCACGAGCTGGATCCGGGCAAGGCCTACCGCAGCGCTCAGCCGACCGGTTTCGAGCTGGAGAACGCGATCGACCTGCTCGACCTCAAGACGGTGATCAACCTGCGGGGGTACCACGCCGGCGATCCCTGGTACGATGAAGAGGCCCAAATCTGTCAGGAGATGGGTGTTACGCTGGTCGATTTCCGGATGAGCGGCCGCTCGCTGCCCGAGCCGGAGCTGCTCGAGGCGATCGTGGAGACGCTCCAGACGGCCCAGTACCCGATCCTGATCCACTGCCTCGGCGGGGCCGACCGGACGGGCGGGGTGTCGGCGGTCTACCGCATGCTGATCGCCGGCGACGACCGGGCCACCGCCATGCAGCAGCTATCGCCCAGTTTTCTCCATTTTCCCATTCGCTACCCATGCATGGACTATCTCGCGCAGATCTACGAATCGACCGACGAGTGGCTGATCGAGTACGCCGAGAACTACGACCAGTACCAGTGCGGGTACGAATGA
- the serS gene encoding serine--tRNA ligase, with amino-acid sequence MLDIRFIRENPDKVKWAAQVKRIECDVDRLLEIDSQLKQIKQDLQDIQTAKNAAGKQIAKAPAEDKKRLIDEMSELKKREKDLTARQEELAPEFDRLMLRVPQIPAEDVPLGKDDTENVELRRVGQVREFDFEPLDHVQLGEKLGLIDVERGVKLAGTRSYMLTGAGAMLHWAVLRLAMDHMISRGYLPISPPLLVREEVMRGTGYFPGGEEQAYACERDGVYLVGTAEVPVTAYHSNEILDEAALPKKFVALSSCFRREAGTYGKDTAGIYRIHQFDKVEQVIVGPADEGRSVAFHDEILANAEAVVQALGMPYRVVAVCTGDLGIGQVKKFDIETWMPSRQAYSETHSASRFYEFQARRLNMRYRDADGKIHFCHTLNNTVIASPRILIPLLELYQNADGSVTVPQALRPYMGGMEKIEPRG; translated from the coding sequence ATGCTGGACATCCGGTTTATCCGGGAGAACCCGGACAAGGTGAAGTGGGCGGCGCAGGTCAAGCGGATCGAGTGCGACGTGGATCGGCTTTTGGAGATTGATTCGCAGCTTAAGCAAATCAAGCAGGATCTTCAGGACATTCAGACGGCCAAAAACGCCGCGGGCAAGCAAATCGCCAAGGCTCCGGCTGAGGATAAGAAGCGGCTCATCGACGAGATGAGCGAATTGAAGAAGCGCGAGAAGGACCTGACCGCCCGTCAGGAGGAACTGGCGCCGGAGTTCGATCGGCTGATGCTTCGCGTGCCGCAGATCCCGGCCGAGGACGTGCCGCTGGGCAAGGACGATACCGAGAACGTCGAGCTGCGGCGGGTGGGCCAGGTCCGCGAGTTTGACTTTGAGCCGCTCGACCACGTTCAGCTTGGCGAGAAGCTCGGGTTGATCGACGTGGAGCGCGGGGTCAAACTGGCGGGCACCCGCAGCTACATGCTCACCGGGGCTGGGGCCATGCTGCACTGGGCGGTCTTGCGGCTGGCGATGGACCACATGATCAGCCGCGGATATCTGCCGATCTCCCCGCCGCTGCTGGTCCGCGAGGAGGTCATGCGCGGCACCGGGTATTTTCCCGGGGGCGAGGAGCAGGCCTACGCCTGCGAGCGTGACGGCGTCTACCTGGTCGGAACGGCTGAGGTCCCGGTCACGGCGTATCACTCCAACGAAATTCTCGACGAGGCGGCGCTGCCGAAGAAGTTCGTGGCCCTGTCGAGCTGTTTCCGGCGCGAAGCCGGCACGTACGGCAAGGACACCGCGGGCATCTACCGCATCCACCAGTTCGACAAGGTCGAGCAGGTGATCGTGGGGCCGGCTGACGAGGGCAGGAGTGTCGCGTTCCATGATGAGATCCTGGCCAACGCCGAAGCGGTGGTCCAGGCGCTCGGCATGCCGTACCGCGTAGTGGCGGTCTGCACGGGCGATCTGGGCATCGGGCAGGTCAAGAAGTTCGACATCGAGACGTGGATGCCGTCGCGCCAGGCCTACAGCGAGACGCACAGCGCCTCGCGATTCTATGAGTTCCAGGCCCGGCGTCTGAACATGCGGTACCGCGACGCCGACGGCAAGATTCATTTCTGCCACACGCTGAACAACACGGTGATCGCCTCGCCGCGCATCCTGATCCCGCTGCTGGAGCTCTACCAGAACGCCGACGGCTCGGTGACGGTGCCGCAGGCTCTGCGGCCGTACATGGGCGGAATGGAAAAGATCGAACCGCGCGGGTAG
- a CDS encoding DUF3553 domain-containing protein → MDQPWREGDAVANPVRPEWGIGRIIGIELYPGQTARRIRINFAGIGVKTMVIPPARLVRPGQAPADDEQRLKEKLDADRARVDALTALPETLYDRLASLGERVAALAALYRFAPDARGIFDWAVAQLGEKDPLATFSADQLEQHFAAFARRRDRMMQQLHHQARADGREETLESLLDRLASPEIRRRIQAIMTDNNSDQKRGHSTF, encoded by the coding sequence ATGGATCAGCCTTGGCGAGAAGGCGACGCGGTGGCCAATCCGGTTCGGCCCGAATGGGGCATCGGCCGGATCATCGGCATTGAATTATACCCCGGACAGACCGCCCGGCGCATCCGCATCAACTTCGCCGGCATTGGCGTTAAGACCATGGTCATCCCCCCCGCCCGGCTGGTCCGACCGGGTCAGGCGCCGGCTGATGACGAGCAGCGGCTCAAGGAAAAGCTCGACGCCGATCGGGCCCGTGTCGATGCGTTAACCGCTTTACCTGAGACACTTTACGACCGTTTGGCAAGCCTCGGCGAGCGGGTCGCCGCCCTCGCCGCCCTCTATCGGTTCGCACCCGATGCCCGCGGCATCTTCGACTGGGCGGTCGCCCAACTCGGCGAGAAGGACCCCCTGGCCACTTTCTCAGCCGACCAGCTCGAACAACACTTCGCCGCCTTCGCCCGCCGCCGCGACCGAATGATGCAACAGTTGCACCACCAAGCCCGCGCCGACGGCCGCGAGGAAACACTCGAATCGCTCCTCGACCGCCTCGCGTCGCCCGAGATTCGCCGACGTATCCAAGCGATAATGACCGATAATAACTCAGACCAAAAAAGGGGACATTCTACTTTTTGA